From the Mesotoga prima MesG1.Ag.4.2 genome, the window TCCAACGAAATCTACAATGCTGCTGCCGTGATTCATTCGGGCGAGATTAGAGCCGTCTATAGAAAGATGAGCCTGCCAAACTATTCGGTATTCGATGAAAGGAGATACTTCTCTCCGGGAAGCCACCCTTTACTAGCAAGATACGGGGAAGCGAATATCGGGATAAATATCTGTGAGGATCTCTGGGTTCCTTCCGGCCCGATAAACGAACAGGCTATTGGAGGCGCAAATCTCATACTCAATCTTTCAGCTTCTCCCTTTTCCGGGATGAAGAGCAAGACAAGGTCCGCTCTGTTGCTTACAAGGGCGATGGAGTACTCCAGCATCATAGTATACGTTAACCTGGTGGGTGGTCAAGATGATCTAGTCTTTGACGGCAGAAGCTGCGTAGCGATGCCGGATGGAAGATTGCTTCTAGGAAAGGCTTTTGAAGAAGATATGATTCTGCTCGATATAGACACCGATGTTTCGACTAGATACAACCTTTTCGAAGGAAAGAGGAAAGACTATTCTATGCAGGTAAGCCTCGAAGAGGTCTCAATAACGCCATCTCATCGACAGAGTCCATCGGTAAACCCTGATAGCTCCTGTCAAGAACTCTGCAAGTACGATGAGCTGATAGCGGCCCTGGAAATCGGTATAAGAGATTACGTGAAAAAGAACGGCTTCAAGAAGGTAGTTCTTGGCTTAAGTGGGGGAATGGATTCCTCGCTAGTAGCAGCACTAGCTGTTAGGGCAATCGGTAACGACAATGTTAAGGGTGTAATGATGCCCTCGAGGATAACTTCCGGCGAATCAAAGAGAGATGCACTGGAACTTGTGAATAATCTCCAAATAGAGGGTTTGGAAATACCAATAGACGATATCATGTGTACGACACTGAGCACTCTAGAACCAGTGTTTACGGGGACATCTGAAGATATTACTGAAGAGAATCTGCAGGCAAGAATTCGAGGGATGATACTGATGGCTCTCTCTAACAAGTTTGGATGGCTGGTTCTTATTACCGGCAACAAGAGTGAGATGGCAACAGGTTATGCTACTCTTTACGGGGATATGGCGGGGGGATTTGCCGTCCTCAAGGATCTGTACAAGACCCAGGTATATAGAATCGCAGAGCGAATAAATGAACTCGCGAAGAGAGATATGATACCGCGAAATGTGTTTTCCAAAGCTCCGTCAGCAGAGTTGAGAGAAGGTCAAAAAGATCAGGACTCTCTTCCCCCATATGAGATTCTTGACGAAATCCTCAGGCTTCACATTGAAGAGGGTCAGTCGGCGGAAGAGATTGTGCTGGAGGGTTTTGAGAGGGATACTGTGGAGCACTCGCTCAAACTTTTGAGAAGGAGCGAGTACAAACGCAAACAGTGTCCTCCCGGAATAAAAGTGTCCAAGAGAGCTTTCGGAAAAGACTGGAGAATGCCAATTACCAATCACTACTGAACCACTCCACTGTTTTGAACAGAGCAAATATCATCAAGGGATTCGAGGTAGTCTTCAGCAATTTTGGTATTTTACCTTATTTGGTAATGTGATAGGAATTCTCTGTGTGATAACTCAAGTAAGAAAGCTTCAAGATCTCGATTCCTCGAGAGACAGTCGCCATCTTAAGCGCCGAGAAACTGATTGTCATTTGCGCTAGGCAGTCAGTTATGGAGGAATGAAAGAGACTAAGTAACCTTTCTGCCAATAAAGATTGTGCCTACTTCTTCATCGTGATCGCGTACAATTTCCCCCGTGAATTCAATGACGGCATTTGATTCCTGCCTGACTGGAAATCTGATCTTGTTTTCAAGGGGCTCTGATGGCTTTGAAGCGGCAATCTTAAGGAAGTTCCTTAGAGGTTCTGAACTAATGTCCTCCAGAGCTTTATTTTCTTCATCTTCCAGTCTGGTTTCAAAGTATTTCTCGGCAGCTTCATTCAAGTAAATCAGTCGATTCTTCATATCGGTTGCGATCGCCAGATCACCAGTCCCGTTTAGAAGCAGGGAATGAAGATTATTGCGCCTCTGAAGCTCAATGTTCTCGGTAATGTCTATTCCAATAACGAGTTCATAGACATTATCGTCAACCCTCAACATGCTTCGCTTCGCTTCAACTATGAATTCGGTTCCGTCTCTTCGTCTGTGAAGTTGTCTTCCCTTCCACTTGCCGGACTTCATCATCGAGAACTGCATGGATTCTGCCTCTCCCTCACCCTGTACCAAATATGAGGCAAGATTATCTCCCAGCATTTCTTCAAGATCATATCCATGGATTTCTGCAGCGAATTTGTTCAGATATACAATCCTTCCCTTCTCATCGATGGCTATTGCAATTTCCTCTGCATTGTCAAGAAAACGCCACTGGAATATCAGTTCTTCTCTGTCTCTCTTCTGTTTTGAGACATCCATGAAGGTCAGCTGAACAACACTCTCTGCGCCGTAAAGCATTTCAGAAGTGTTGAAAATTACATAAGTCTTTCCACCGGTTTTTGTTAGCATAACGATTTCTCGATCAGTGTCGAAATGCTCAATCCCCAGAATAGTCTCCAAAGCAAAGGGTTCGTCGTAAACAAGATCCTGCAATCGCATCTTTTCGATTTCCTCCTCCGTGTATCCCAGAAGGCTCTGCGCGACCTGATTGCAAAAGATCACGTTTCCGTCTCTTTTTCTAAGGATTAGCATTCCGCAGCCCATGCTATTCACCAGACCCATGTACTTCTCTCGTTCGAAATCAAGAGTTTTTTGAAGACGATGCTTTTCCAACATCGAATAGACTATCTCGGGGAGATAGTGAAGATAACCGGGCCCCTTGAGAAGATACTCTCCAGGTTCGAGAGAGTACTTCACAATAGCCTTCTCGCTACCAATGAGACACAGATAAGGAATGGAACCTGAACGAAGATTCCTGATTATGTCTTCTCCGACATAATCGAAGACCATTGCATCAGAAAAGCGACTGTATTCGTCAGATACTTCTTCAACGTATCTGACATCGAAGCGTTCATCGAAAGCTTCAATTAGCCTTCTTGCATCCTTTTGGCTTCTTCCAACCAGGATAATTCGTGGCTTTGAATAGAAATCAAACACAGACTTCACCCCTGAACAGAACGCACCGATGAAACCAGTTACCTATACATCCACCCAAAAAGGAAACAACTCGCAAAATCCATTCTGAATAAGCTAAACTTTGATGTTCAACCGGAGGTTACAGTCGTTTTGCTAACAATGCCGTTCAAAGCCTTGCAAAGGGAACTGGATGGTTATGCTACGAAAAGAAAGTTACATTTTTATTCTAGCATAGATTGGGAGAAGATTCAAAATTAGTACTTTCGTGGCCAACAAAAGAAATAACCGGATGATCATCCGGTTATAAAATGGAGCAGGCGATGAGATTTGAACTCACAACCTCCGCCTTACCAAGGCGGCGCTCGACCGATTGAAGCTACGCCTGCTCTGCTGAAACTATGATATCACAGCATTTTTCAAGTTTCAATATCAACTGTCTTTGCTCCACTTTGTCTTTGGCTTTCTTGAAGCCGTTGCTTCATCAAGTCTGCCCACGGCAGTAAACTTAGGAGCAGCTCTCAGTATCTCAGGATCCTTCTTTGCCTCGTTCAAGATCTTCTCGAACGTGTCAGCGAAGATGTCTAGTGATTCTTTGCTCTCCGTTTCAGTTGGTTCGATCATAAGTGCTTCTTCGACTATTAGCGGGAAATAAATAGTAGGCGGGTGAATCCCGTAGTCTAAGAGCCTCTTAGCGACGTCTAGGGTTTTTACTCCATAATCCGAGACGAGTTTACTTCCTTTCAAAACGAACTCATGCATACAAATCCCGGCATAAGCAGTAGGTATCAGCTTCGTCAATCTTGCCCGAAGGTAATTTGCATTCAGCACCGCCATCTCACTTGCTCTCTTTAGTCCGTCTCCGCCTAAAGTGAGAATGTAAGCATATGCCTTCAAGAAGACTCCAAAGTTTCCATAGAAACTCCTCACCTTACCTATGGAGTTAGGCAAATCATAATCCAGCGAGAATCTTCTGCCATTAAAACGAACTACGGGAACCGGAAGAAGATCTGCCAGAAAACTCTTAACGCCAACCGGGCCGCTTCCGGGGCCACCCATACCATGAGGTGTGGAGAAAGTCTTGTGGAGGTTCAGATGCACTATGTCAAATCCCATGTCACCAGGTCTTGCGTGGCCCATAATGGCATTGAGATTCGCGCCGTCGTAATACAGCAGAGAACCCTTACTATGTGCCAGTTCCTGAATCTCGCAAATCTCGTTTTCAAAGAGCCCTAACGTATTGGGATTTGTCAGCATTATTCCTGCGATACTTTCGTCCAGGATTTCCTCAAGGCTTTTCAAATCGACTCTACCATTTCTTCCTGAAGGGACCTCTATGACTTCAAACCCCGCCATAACTGCGGATGCGGGATTGGTTCCATGAGCAGAGTCTGGAACAATTACCTTTCTTCTATTATCCTCACCCTTAAGTTCGAAGTATTTTTTCATCAGCAGCATTCCAACCAGCTCACCATGAGCCCCGGCAGCCGGTTGCAGGGTAAAGCTGTCCATGCCGGTTATCTCGCAAAGGGAGTTCTGCAAGTTGTACATGACTTCCAAAGCACCCTGAACCGTATCCTCAGACTGATATGGATGTATCTGACTGAACCCGTCAAGATTTGCGATCTTCTCGTTCACTCTTGGGTTGTATTTCATGGTGCATGAACCAAGTGGATAAAAGCCGCTGTCAACAGAGTGATTCTTCTTCGAGAGTCCCGTGTAGTGTCTGATTAATTGAAGTTCGCTCAGTTGGGGAAGCAACGGCTCATTCTTCCGAACCGATTCTTCAGGCAGTAATTCCGAAGGCTCGTAACCATAAGATTCTTCCTTTGGAAGAAAGAAACTCTTTCTTCCTTCTTTTGACAGTTCGAATATTGTCATCCTATCGCCTCCAACCTACCTGCAAAGAACTCCACTTCTTCGTTAAGGTTTGCTTCAGTTGTACAAATCAAACCACAATCCTTCAGTTTTTCGTTGAACCTCTCAAGTTCAAGTGGGCCCAATATCTTATCCTTCAATAACTCTTTGTTAAACTCTTTCAGATCACAATCAAAGCGAGCCACAAACTCGTTGAAAAAGGGCCCTGTGAAGACAAGGCTTACATGATCTGTTCTGTTTATTCTTTCGGAAAGATAATGAGCCTTATCGAAGGATCTCTTCGCTATCTCCCTTAAACCTTCAGAACCGATCATGCTCATGTATATTGAAGCGATTAGTGCATTGAAAGCGTGATTCGAACATATGTTCGAAGTAGCTTTGCTTCTCCTGATATGTTGTTCTCTCGTTTGGAGAACCATTACGTAGCCTGTGCGACCATCGTTGTCCTTGGTCTCCCCGATGATTCTTCCGGGCATCTTTCTGATGTAACTCTCCTTAGATGCGAAGAAGCCAAGCCCTGGTCCACCGAAGGAAGGCGCATTTCCCAACGGTTGACCGTCGCCCACGACTATATCGGCTCCCAACATCCCCGGAGCTTCAAGTATGCCCAAAGCGATAGGGTTTGTACTCACTATCATCATAGTGTTCTCCCCAATCGTGGACCGAATTTCGGAGAGATTTTCGATTATTCCAAAGAAGTTTGGATAACCTAGAACAAAGCCAGAAATATCTTCTGTTAGTTTCTTCTGAAGGTCAGTGACATCTATCTGTCCAGATTCGGAATCGAAGGCAACAGTCTCTACATCGATGTCGCTACCAAAGCAATATGTTTTGATCGTCTCAACGTATTCGGGATGAAGTGCCTCCGAGACCAAAACCTTCTTACCACCCTTTACTCTGACAGCCATAAGAGCAGCTTCCGCAACGGCACTTGCACCATCGTACATCGATGAATTGGCAACTTCCATCCCCGTGAGTTCGCATATCATTGTCTGGAACTCGAATAACATCTGAAGAGTGCCCTGCGAAACTTCTGCCTGGTAAGGTGTGTAAGCAGTCAGGAATTCCCCTCTTGATGCTATCGCTTGAACCGCGCTAGGGATGAAGTGCTTATACACACCGGCTCCTCGGAAGACAGACATATCGTTAAGCGTGAGATTTCTTTTGCTGAGTTCACTGAGGTCTCTCAGTACAGTGAATTCATCCTTACTCTCAGGCAAAGAGATATCAACCTCGAACCTTTTGGGTATGTCGCTGAACAGCTCTGATATGCTCTTGACACCAACTACCTCCATCATTTCATCTATGTCTTTCTTTGTTTGGGGTAGATAGGGGAACTCAGGCATATTAGCCCTCCTCTTCGCAGTGTTTCTTATATGCCTCCAAATCCATCAGGCTGTCAAGTTCAGATTCGTTACTTATCTCCATCTTTGCAATCCAGCCTTCACCTTCAGCATCATCGTTGATCTTTTCAGGTGATGAATCGAGTTCTTCATTCACTTCAACAACCTTGCCGCTTACTGGTGCGTAGATATCACTGGCAGCTTTTACAGACTCTATCGTGCAGAAGACGTCTCCCTTCTTATATGACTTACCGACTTCAGGAAGGTCAACGTACACGATGTCCCCAAGGTGATCTTGAGCGTGATCGGATATTCCTATTGTGGCGATCTTACCTTCTACCGATACCCATTCATGTGTTGCAGCATACTTTTTCATTTACACTCCTCCTTAACCTTTTGATTTCACAGAACCTCTATAGAAAGGTGTTTTTACTACAGTTGCAGGAGACCTCTTACCTCGGATCTCAACCTGTACCTCGGAACCGATTTTCCAGTATTCTTTTTCCAAGTAAGCGAGTGCGAGCGATTTCTGAAGGGTCGGTGAGAAGATACCACTCGTGATCCAGCCGATTTTCTTTTCACCATCGAAGACTTCGAACCCGTGTCTGGCAATGCTCTTGCCTGATAGCTCCAGTCCCTTCAATTTATACTTTGTTCCGTTTGCCAGTTGCTCCTCAAGTACTTCCTTGCCAATGAAATCCTTCTCCATCTTGACGGTCCACTTCAAACCTGCTTCAAGAGGAGAGTTGTAATCGTTTAGCTCGTTACCGTAAAGCATGTAAGCAGCCTCAAATCTAAGGGTATCTCTTGCTCCGAGGCCGATTGGTTTGACACCAATACTTGACCCCAGTTCAAGTATCTTTCTCCACAAAGCAACTGCAGCTTCGGGGTCGACGTATAGCTCAAAACCATCCTCACCCGTATATCCCGTGCGAGATACGAGAGCCTTTATGCCATTCACCCTGCCGTATTCAAAGTGATAGAATGGGATTTTCTCAAGCCTTACCTGTGATACCTCCGACAGGATCTCCTCCGCTCGTGGCCCTTGAAATGCAATCTGCGCAAAGTCAGCCGATGCGTCTTTGATTTTCACATCGAAACTACCCTTATTGCTCGTAATCCACTTGAAATCCTTGTCTTTGTTTGAGGCATTTACAACGAACATAGTTTTAGCATTGTTCAACCTGTAGACTAGAACATCGTCGACTATTCCGCCCTTTTCATTGCACATTGGTGAATACACTATAGCTCCGTTCTTGAGTGAAGAAACGGAGTTCGTTACCAGGTAGTCCGAAAAGTCAATGGCATCTGGACCCGCGATCTCTATCTCTCCCATGTGTGAAACGTCGAAAAGACCGGCCACCTTTCTCACAAGGTTGTGTTCATTGATAATAGAATCGAACTGGAGCGGCATTTCCCATCCCGCAAAATCCACCAATTTCCCCTTTAGGCGTACGTGTTCATCAAAAAGCGGAGTTCTCTTTAGCTCACTCATCCATTTCCTCCCTCCCCGTTTTCTTTAAGTCTTCAAAGATCTGGACGGCTTCATCAAAGACTTCGTCTGGTACAATAATGTCTACTAAACCGCCCGAACCAAAATAGACACTGTCGGTATATGCAAAATGAGAATCCACAAGTTCTGAAAAGATTCCCTCTTTGAGCAGAATCTCCTGGAACATCTTCGCTTCAAATTCAGGAACTCCCGATTTGAGGACCTTCATTTTATCACCTCCCGGTTCACCAGAAATTATACACCAAGTAATTAGATTAGTTAACTTCTGGAAGCTTTTCTGATTGATGACTTTAGAAGCTCAATGTGCTAGAATGTTTTCGTCTAGCTGAGTGTAGAAGTTGTTGGGAGGGATAATTATGATAAAGAAGATTGGTGTCCTTACGAGCGGGGGAGATTCACCGGGAATGAACGCGGCGATAAGAGCGACGGTAAGAACGGCTTACACGGATGAGATAGCTGTCGTTGGAATTCGCAGAGGATACTCCGGTCTGCTCGATGAGGAATTCATCGATATGGATTACTCCTCTGTGGGAGGAATAATGGAGAAGGGCGGCACAGTACTTCGCAGCTCACGCTGTGAGGAGTTCAGAACCGAAGAGGGAAGGACAAAAGCGGCCGACCTTTTGAGAAGCAATGGGATTGATGCACTTGTAGTTATTGGTGGAGAAGGAAGCTTAAACGGAGCCAAGCTTCTCATGGATGAAAACGGAATTCCCGTAATAGGTCTTCCCGGAACGATTGACAATGATATTGCCATGACGGATATGTGTATCGGTGTCGATACCTGTTTGAATACCTGCGTAGAAACGATTCAGAAGCTCAAGGACACGGCTTCTTCACATGAAAGGGCCTTTGTTGTAGAAGTTATGGGAAGAAACTCTGGATATGTAGCGCTTGCTTCCGGTATGGCCGTTGGAGCTGAAGCCATTATAGTTCCAGAGCTTCCAGTGGACTACGAAGCGATTGCCGAGAAGATATGGAATGAAAGGAAAAGGGGAAAGATCAACTGTATTATAGTTGTCGCTGAAGGGGCTGCAAGCGCATATACAGTTGCAAGACATGTTGAACACAGGATTGGATACGAAACAAGAATAACCATTCTCGGCCACATTCAAAGGGGAGGCTCTCCCACTGCATTTGATAGAGTACTTGCTTCAAGAATGGGATATGCGTCGGTTAAGGCGCTTGAAGAAGGTAAAGCGGGAATGATGATGTCGTTGAATGGTGGGAAAATCAAAGGAATACCTCTTGAGGAAGTGCTTTCACACAAAAAAGAACTGGATATGGAACTGATGGAAATGGCGAAAATACTCTCTTAATGAGGTGGTTTGATTGAGGAAGACGAAGATTGTATGTACCATCGGTCCGGCTACCGAATCTCTTGAAGTTTTGAGAAGCCTTCTTCAAAGGGGAATGGATGTTGCAAGGCTGAACACGACTCACGGCGACATTTCCGAACACAGGGAGCGAATAAGAAATCTTAAGGAGATTCGAAAGTCAGCGAATTCTCCCCTTACCATATTATTAGATCTCTCTGGTCCAAAGATCAGGACGGGCGTCTTCAAAAAGGATGCGGTGGACATTAAAAGAGGCAGTGAAATAATTCTAACAACCGAAGATATCGAGGGGGACGAGAAGATTTTCGGTGTGAACTATAAGAAACTTCCCGAAGAAGTCCAGCCGGGGAATCTGATTCTCATGGATGATGGGAAGATAAAACTGAGAGTAGAATCGATAACCGGTTCTGAAGTTAGAACTAAGGTTTTAAACGGTGGAATAGTGACACACAGAAGAGGTATAAACCTTCCTGGAATCGACATAAGCATTCCTGCAATTACCGAGAAGGATAAGAAGTTCATCAAACTTGGAATTGAAGAACGGGTTGATTATTTTGCCCTTTCATTTGTGAGAAGATCGGAAGATGTTGTACATGCCAAAAAAGTGATTAAGGATCTTGGGGGTTCTATTCCAATAATCTCGAAGATAGAAACAGAACAGGCCTTAAAAAACATTGAACAAATCGCGGAAGTCTCCGACGGATTAATGGTTGCTAGAGGCGATTTAGGAGTTGAAATACCGGTCGAAGAAGTCCCGGTAGCTCAGAAGAAGATAATTAGACACGGTAATCAAAAGCGTATTCCCGTGATAACTGCTACTCAAATGCTGGAATCGATGATAGAAAATCCGGTACCGACGAGAGCAGAGGCAACCGATATCACAAATGCCATTCTGGACGGTAGCGATGCGATAATGCTTTCTGGCGAGACTTCAATCGGCAAGTATCCTCTAGAAGCAGTGTCGGTTATGGATCTTACTGCTAGAGCTGCAGAAAAGTATCTTAAGCAGAATCCGGAATTACTGAAGTGGACAAGGGAAAAGATATCTACGGACGACCATACAGATGCCATATGCAGGGCAGCATGGGATATAAGTGAGGAGCTGAAGGTGAAAGTAATAGTAAGCTCCACATTCTCGGGGCACACGGCAAGAAACGTCTCCGGGTTTCGCCCGAGAGCTCACATACTTGCAGTTACTCCAAACGAGGAGACGTATTACAGGTTGAACCTCGTTTGGGGTGCCCGCCCAGTTTTAATGGGCCTTGGCTCCTCGACAGACGATCTCGTCAGAGTGGCCGGACCGCTTGCTAGACGCCTAAAACTTGTGAAATCCGGTGACACGATAATACTGACGGCCGGTATTCCGTTTGGAACTAGCAACTCCACGAACATTCTCAAACTGGAAACTGCGTGATAGAGTTGCCTGACTCGAAACCATGCAAAAGGCAGAAGCTGTAAGATAACAAAAAGAATCCAGAGAAAAATGGGAAAAACCGTCTTCTTGCGTGCTTATTTTTTTATGTTTACGATCATTTAACACAGAAAGCTCTTGAAGAAATCGGAACGATGTTTTATTATTAATTAGCAGACTATCACTGTGAGTGCTAAAACATAAAATTCGAAAGGAGGCTTTTTATGAAAGTAGTTCCCCTTGGTACAAGATTACTGATTAAGCCTTATGAGGAAGAGAAGAAGACATCAGGTGGTATCGTTCTTCCCGACGCTGCGAAGGAGAAACAGATGACTGCGAAGGTAATTGCAGTTGGAGAGAAAGTCGAGGATATTGACCTTAAGGAAAACGACAAGGTCCTCTATTCCAAGTATTCCGGCACGGAGATCAAGATCGATGATGACGACTACATAATCATCGATCAGGATGATATCCTGGCAAAGATCGAGGATTGAAGGAGGAATCGGTATGGCTAAGATTCTGAAATACAGCGAAGAAGCACGAAGATCGCTTGAAAAAGGTGTAGACGCGGTAGCAGATGCAGTTAGGATAACGCTCGGTCCCAAAGGGAGAAACGTAGTTCTTGAGAAGAGCTGGGGCTCTCCGACGATAACCAATGATGGTGTATCGATCGCAAAGGAAATCGATCTGGAAGATAAATTCGAGAATCTTGGAGCTCAGCTCGTAAAAGAAGTAGCTTCCAAGACGAACGATATTGCCGGTGACGGAACTACGACTGCGACCGTTCTCGCACAGGCAATGATCAAGGAAGGTTTGAAAAATGTTACCGCTGGAGCCAATCCTATACTCATGAAGAAGGGTATCCAGAAGGCAACAGAGAAGGCCGTCTCTCACATCAGGTCCCTATCGAAGAAGATCTCTTCAAGAGAGGACATTGCTTCAGTTGCAGCTATTTCTGCCAATGACTCGGAGATTGGTGAACTCATTGCAGAAGCGATGGACAAGGTCGGTCAGGATGGAGTAATAACGGTAGAAGATTCCAAGACCCTCGACACATACGTAGAGTTCGTTGAAGGTATGCAGTTTGACAGAGGCTACATTTCTCCTTACTTTGTTTCCGATCCAGAGAAGATGGAAGCTATAATCAAAGAGCCTCTTATTCTTATAACCGACAAGAAAGTCTCAGCAGTAAAACCGCTCG encodes:
- the pfkA gene encoding 6-phosphofructokinase, with product MKKIGVLTSGGDSPGMNAAIRATVRTAYTDEIAVVGIRRGYSGLLDEEFIDMDYSSVGGIMEKGGTVLRSSRCEEFRTEEGRTKAADLLRSNGIDALVVIGGEGSLNGAKLLMDENGIPVIGLPGTIDNDIAMTDMCIGVDTCLNTCVETIQKLKDTASSHERAFVVEVMGRNSGYVALASGMAVGAEAIIVPELPVDYEAIAEKIWNERKRGKINCIIVVAEGAASAYTVARHVEHRIGYETRITILGHIQRGGSPTAFDRVLASRMGYASVKALEEGKAGMMMSLNGGKIKGIPLEEVLSHKKELDMELMEMAKILS
- the groES gene encoding co-chaperone GroES yields the protein MKVVPLGTRLLIKPYEEEKKTSGGIVLPDAAKEKQMTAKVIAVGEKVEDIDLKENDKVLYSKYSGTEIKIDDDDYIIIDQDDILAKIED
- the gcvT gene encoding glycine cleavage system aminomethyltransferase GcvT — encoded protein: MSELKRTPLFDEHVRLKGKLVDFAGWEMPLQFDSIINEHNLVRKVAGLFDVSHMGEIEIAGPDAIDFSDYLVTNSVSSLKNGAIVYSPMCNEKGGIVDDVLVYRLNNAKTMFVVNASNKDKDFKWITSNKGSFDVKIKDASADFAQIAFQGPRAEEILSEVSQVRLEKIPFYHFEYGRVNGIKALVSRTGYTGEDGFELYVDPEAAVALWRKILELGSSIGVKPIGLGARDTLRFEAAYMLYGNELNDYNSPLEAGLKWTVKMEKDFIGKEVLEEQLANGTKYKLKGLELSGKSIARHGFEVFDGEKKIGWITSGIFSPTLQKSLALAYLEKEYWKIGSEVQVEIRGKRSPATVVKTPFYRGSVKSKG
- the pyk gene encoding pyruvate kinase codes for the protein MRKTKIVCTIGPATESLEVLRSLLQRGMDVARLNTTHGDISEHRERIRNLKEIRKSANSPLTILLDLSGPKIRTGVFKKDAVDIKRGSEIILTTEDIEGDEKIFGVNYKKLPEEVQPGNLILMDDGKIKLRVESITGSEVRTKVLNGGIVTHRRGINLPGIDISIPAITEKDKKFIKLGIEERVDYFALSFVRRSEDVVHAKKVIKDLGGSIPIISKIETEQALKNIEQIAEVSDGLMVARGDLGVEIPVEEVPVAQKKIIRHGNQKRIPVITATQMLESMIENPVPTRAEATDITNAILDGSDAIMLSGETSIGKYPLEAVSVMDLTARAAEKYLKQNPELLKWTREKISTDDHTDAICRAAWDISEELKVKVIVSSTFSGHTARNVSGFRPRAHILAVTPNEETYYRLNLVWGARPVLMGLGSSTDDLVRVAGPLARRLKLVKSGDTIILTAGIPFGTSNSTNILKLETA
- the gcvPA gene encoding aminomethyl-transferring glycine dehydrogenase subunit GcvPA, giving the protein MPEFPYLPQTKKDIDEMMEVVGVKSISELFSDIPKRFEVDISLPESKDEFTVLRDLSELSKRNLTLNDMSVFRGAGVYKHFIPSAVQAIASRGEFLTAYTPYQAEVSQGTLQMLFEFQTMICELTGMEVANSSMYDGASAVAEAALMAVRVKGGKKVLVSEALHPEYVETIKTYCFGSDIDVETVAFDSESGQIDVTDLQKKLTEDISGFVLGYPNFFGIIENLSEIRSTIGENTMMIVSTNPIALGILEAPGMLGADIVVGDGQPLGNAPSFGGPGLGFFASKESYIRKMPGRIIGETKDNDGRTGYVMVLQTREQHIRRSKATSNICSNHAFNALIASIYMSMIGSEGLREIAKRSFDKAHYLSERINRTDHVSLVFTGPFFNEFVARFDCDLKEFNKELLKDKILGPLELERFNEKLKDCGLICTTEANLNEEVEFFAGRLEAIG
- a CDS encoding NAD+ synthase, whose amino-acid sequence is MIVRTALAQINTTVGDINGNKNKIIEAIDQATASDSEILLFPELTITGYPPEDLLLNTGFLRENLAALKEIANYTEGSKTMIVLGFVDFSNEIYNAAAVIHSGEIRAVYRKMSLPNYSVFDERRYFSPGSHPLLARYGEANIGINICEDLWVPSGPINEQAIGGANLILNLSASPFSGMKSKTRSALLLTRAMEYSSIIVYVNLVGGQDDLVFDGRSCVAMPDGRLLLGKAFEEDMILLDIDTDVSTRYNLFEGKRKDYSMQVSLEEVSITPSHRQSPSVNPDSSCQELCKYDELIAALEIGIRDYVKKNGFKKVVLGLSGGMDSSLVAALAVRAIGNDNVKGVMMPSRITSGESKRDALELVNNLQIEGLEIPIDDIMCTTLSTLEPVFTGTSEDITEENLQARIRGMILMALSNKFGWLVLITGNKSEMATGYATLYGDMAGGFAVLKDLYKTQVYRIAERINELAKRDMIPRNVFSKAPSAELREGQKDQDSLPPYEILDEILRLHIEEGQSAEEIVLEGFERDTVEHSLKLLRRSEYKRKQCPPGIKVSKRAFGKDWRMPITNHY
- a CDS encoding PAS domain-containing protein, with amino-acid sequence MFDFYSKPRIILVGRSQKDARRLIEAFDERFDVRYVEEVSDEYSRFSDAMVFDYVGEDIIRNLRSGSIPYLCLIGSEKAIVKYSLEPGEYLLKGPGYLHYLPEIVYSMLEKHRLQKTLDFEREKYMGLVNSMGCGMLILRKRDGNVIFCNQVAQSLLGYTEEEIEKMRLQDLVYDEPFALETILGIEHFDTDREIVMLTKTGGKTYVIFNTSEMLYGAESVVQLTFMDVSKQKRDREELIFQWRFLDNAEEIAIAIDEKGRIVYLNKFAAEIHGYDLEEMLGDNLASYLVQGEGEAESMQFSMMKSGKWKGRQLHRRRDGTEFIVEAKRSMLRVDDNVYELVIGIDITENIELQRRNNLHSLLLNGTGDLAIATDMKNRLIYLNEAAEKYFETRLEDEENKALEDISSEPLRNFLKIAASKPSEPLENKIRFPVRQESNAVIEFTGEIVRDHDEEVGTIFIGRKVT
- the gcvH gene encoding glycine cleavage system protein GcvH; this translates as MKKYAATHEWVSVEGKIATIGISDHAQDHLGDIVYVDLPEVGKSYKKGDVFCTIESVKAASDIYAPVSGKVVEVNEELDSSPEKINDDAEGEGWIAKMEISNESELDSLMDLEAYKKHCEEEG
- the gcvPB gene encoding aminomethyl-transferring glycine dehydrogenase subunit GcvPB; the encoded protein is MTIFELSKEGRKSFFLPKEESYGYEPSELLPEESVRKNEPLLPQLSELQLIRHYTGLSKKNHSVDSGFYPLGSCTMKYNPRVNEKIANLDGFSQIHPYQSEDTVQGALEVMYNLQNSLCEITGMDSFTLQPAAGAHGELVGMLLMKKYFELKGEDNRRKVIVPDSAHGTNPASAVMAGFEVIEVPSGRNGRVDLKSLEEILDESIAGIMLTNPNTLGLFENEICEIQELAHSKGSLLYYDGANLNAIMGHARPGDMGFDIVHLNLHKTFSTPHGMGGPGSGPVGVKSFLADLLPVPVVRFNGRRFSLDYDLPNSIGKVRSFYGNFGVFLKAYAYILTLGGDGLKRASEMAVLNANYLRARLTKLIPTAYAGICMHEFVLKGSKLVSDYGVKTLDVAKRLLDYGIHPPTIYFPLIVEEALMIEPTETESKESLDIFADTFEKILNEAKKDPEILRAAPKFTAVGRLDEATASRKPKTKWSKDS